The Deltaproteobacteria bacterium genome contains a region encoding:
- the dnaJ gene encoding molecular chaperone DnaJ: protein MADKRDYYDVLGVSRSASADEIKSSYRKLAFQYHPDRNPDNPEAENNFKEAAEAYEVLSDAGKRAQYDRFGHAGMNGQGFGDHFHSSDDVFSAFGDIFGDLFGFGGATGGRRRPRAGADLRYNLNVSFRDAAKGTEVDLNIPKREVCSECSGSGSAPGHAPETCKHCHGQGQVTQSQGFFRISVPCPVCRGEGKVITHPCAKCRGQGVVQVKKSLKVRIPAGVDSGSRLRLRGEGEPGEFGGPHGDLYVVIYVDEDKIFSRRGQDLVIVAEISIVQAILGAKIDVPTLDDPVTLEIPKGTQSGKILRIKGLGLPHLGSTQKGDLLVEVSVRIPTNVTKKQEELLREFEKVEDGRPLNKVKDFFKKAMGD, encoded by the coding sequence CATCCGGACCGCAATCCGGACAACCCAGAGGCGGAGAACAACTTCAAGGAAGCGGCCGAAGCCTATGAGGTTCTGAGCGACGCGGGCAAGCGCGCCCAGTATGATCGTTTTGGCCATGCCGGCATGAATGGCCAGGGTTTTGGCGATCACTTCCATTCGTCGGACGATGTCTTTAGCGCCTTTGGGGACATCTTTGGTGATTTGTTTGGTTTTGGCGGGGCGACCGGCGGTCGACGTCGGCCCCGGGCCGGGGCCGACCTGCGTTACAACCTGAATGTATCCTTTCGCGACGCGGCCAAGGGCACGGAAGTGGATCTGAACATCCCCAAGCGGGAGGTTTGTTCTGAATGTTCCGGCTCCGGGTCGGCTCCAGGGCATGCTCCCGAGACCTGCAAACATTGTCACGGCCAGGGGCAGGTCACCCAGAGCCAGGGTTTTTTCCGTATTTCCGTGCCCTGTCCGGTTTGTCGGGGCGAGGGCAAGGTCATTACCCACCCTTGCGCCAAATGCCGGGGGCAGGGTGTCGTGCAGGTCAAAAAGAGCCTCAAGGTGCGCATCCCGGCCGGCGTGGACAGCGGCAGTCGCTTGCGTCTGCGCGGCGAGGGCGAACCCGGCGAATTCGGCGGGCCGCACGGCGATTTGTACGTGGTCATCTATGTCGACGAGGACAAGATTTTTTCCCGACGCGGCCAGGATTTGGTCATCGTGGCCGAGATCAGTATCGTGCAGGCCATTCTTGGGGCCAAGATCGATGTCCCGACTCTGGACGACCCCGTGACCCTGGAGATCCCCAAGGGTACCCAGTCCGGCAAGATACTGCGCATCAAGGGCCTTGGCCTGCCACATCTGGGCAGCACCCAGAAGGGCGATCTGTTGGTGGAGGTCTCGGTTCGTATCCCAACCAACGTGACCAAGAAACAGGAAGAATTGTTGCGCGAGTTTGAAAAGGTGGAAGATGGCCGGCCCTTGAACAAGGTCAAGGATTTTTTCAAGAAAGCCATGGGTGATTAG